Within Candidatus Rokuibacteriota bacterium, the genomic segment CGAACAGCAGATCGTGCCACCGCTGGCGCATGATCCACGGCGTGGCGGGGAGCGGAAACGGCCGGTGCGCGGCGTGGTCGAGAAGACTCACTCGCGGACGAGCGTGAGCGCGACTCCGTTGATGCAGTAGCGGAGCCCGGTCGGCGCCGGCCCATCGTCGAAGACATGGCCGAGGTGATCTCCGCAGCGCCGGCAGTGGATCTCGGTCCGCACCATGAAGAAGGCCCGGTCCGTCGACGTGCCGACCGCGCCCTCGATCGGCGTCCAGAAGCTCGGCCAGCCCGTGCGGCTGTCGAACTTGGTATCGGAGGAGAACAGCGGCAGGCCACAGCCGGCGCAACAGTAGGTCCCGCGCCCGTGCTCCGTGTCGAGAGGGCTCGTTCCCGCACGCTCGGTCCCATATTCACGGAGGACGTGGTACTGCTCGGGGCTCAGGTGCTCCCGCCACTCGACCTCGCTCTTGGCTACCTCGAATGTCTTGTCCTGTTTGGGTCTGGCCA encodes:
- the msrB gene encoding peptide-methionine (R)-S-oxide reductase MsrB, with the protein product MARPKQDKTFEVAKSEVEWREHLSPEQYHVLREYGTERAGTSPLDTEHGRGTYCCAGCGLPLFSSDTKFDSRTGWPSFWTPIEGAVGTSTDRAFFMVRTEIHCRRCGDHLGHVFDDGPAPTGLRYCINGVALTLVRE